The genome window ATCAAACGTTTAAAAGAACTTCTGGAACAGGCGGGAATGTCAATTGATGACTTACCCGACGATATTGATTGAGACGGTATCAGTTCATCCGGTGTCTCAAGACTAGGCAGCAACAGGAATAGAGTTAGGCTGAGAGAGGGAGTGCGATCGCGTGTTTTGGGGTGGAGAATGCGATCGCTCCAAAAAGCTTTCCCATGTTACCGTTGCTTTATAATCACAGGAGTCTAACCCTAATCTAGGTGCGCTAAAAATTCAATTGACTACTATTGGTTCCTATCAAGTAAAAGTCCAACTTCAATCTGCTGGTGAGCAATTGGCGGTGCTTTCTCCCGCTACAGAAGAGGAGATGCAAAATGATTGGACATTCAACTGGTCGAGTTTGTGGCAACGCACTGACTTTGATTGTCAAAACATTGTCAAACTTGTTTATTCAGGTCAGGTTTGGGGTTTAGTTCGATATGGTCTCTATCCTTATCCTGGCACACCGAGATTCTTAGAAATAGAACAACTAGAGGCAAATCCAACCAGCCGAGGAGAAAGAACGGATCGACTGCTTGTACCTATTGGCAAATGGTTAATTTGGTACTCTACCAAAGTTGGGCTGCAATATTGTTCAGGATCAGCCAATGATCCGTTAATTGGGTTGGTCTCTTTAGCTAGTGCAGTAGCCTATTATAGAGATGTGATTCAAATGGAGTATCTGGACGCTGTAACAATCGCGCCCGGTGAAGATGGATATGCCTTCAGATTTTTACGAACAGCAGCAGCCACCTTCTGTCAAAGACATGAACGGGAATGGGGAATCCCAACCCTCCTTGAGTCGTGATCAAGTCCAGGCGGGGACAAAAGTTGTCATGAATCATGCTCAACGGCAAGCTTTTCTCAAAACATCACCAATCGGTCAGATATTCGGCGTTGCAGATTTGCTCCCTGAAGTTGAACCAGTAACGCACAAAGCACCGAAGGAGTCTTCGCGGTCGAAACCTGTGAAGATATTGTTAGGGATAGCTAGAACCAGGGGGAATGTCAATCGACGACTTACCCGACGATATCGATTGAGGCGATATCAGTTCATCCGGTATCTCAAGACTAGGCAGCAATAGGAATAGAGTAAGACTGAGAGAGGGAGTGCGATCAGCTTGAGGAGTGCGCTCCCTTGCATCGCGTGTTTTGGAGTAGGGACGGTATGCGATCAGCTTGAGGAGTGCGCTCCCTTGCATCGCGTGTTTTGGGGTGTAGAATGCGATCGCGCTTACCTAACGATCCCAAAAAAAAGGGGTTGGAAGTATATCTAAACTTCTAACCCCATCAACCAGCCGATTAACAATTAAATAGGGACATCGGTCAAGAAACCGGGTTTTTGGGGGTGAAAAGTTGATATGGAGTTGTCATCCTCACGAGAAACCCGGTTTCTAGGAATACTTGACCGACGCTTTAGCCGACGAACATGGCAATATTTAGCAAGACTGCCGATAACGTGCGGCTGTGGCAGCGATAGAACCAATCATTAAGGCAAAACTTATTAGCATAGTGGGTTGGGACGTAGAACCATTATCATGATGAGGATTATGCTCAGGAATATGAGGCATAGTGCTAATGGGGAATCTTCTATTTGCCTCATTTACTTGAGCGGAAGCGTCATGGGTAAGTGTATTTGTTGATGTGCTGGTGTTATCAAAGGAAATAGCTGAGGCTTGTACCGCGTTGGCTGCAACAAAGCCAGACATGAGGGTAATGCTGGTAGCGAGTAAGCTGGAGCTTAGGAGACGTAAAGGTAGTTGTTTCATGTTCAATAGAGGGGGAATAGGTTTAGAAAACTTAGGGTACTCTGACTTAAAAACGTAATAAGTAGTAACCCCTTATAGTTCTCTACTTTACTGAATCCGTGATTGTCTTGTCTATAGAGATTGAATGATTTTACAGAAGATTCAGCAAGGCTTATAGATTTGTAAATTCTAAGTAAATATGAATTTCAGTTTAATTTAGGTTAAAAAAATGATAAATTTAAAAGTCAAGACAAGTAAATTCATGGGGTTCTTCCGGACTTAGTGTGCTAAATACGGAAGACCTAGAGCTATGCGCCGCAAGAGAGCTTGCATTCCGAGGACTATGGAAAGAATACGGGAAGCATCTTCAGCCAAAGTGACGTCAAGAGTCCAATGAGCTTGGTTTTCAATCCCCAGCTCTGATGTAAAGTACATTTTTTGTCGGTAGTCAAGAATCTGAAACCCCCTATCTATCACCCTTGCTAGAGACAAAAACGGCATAAAGCGAGATTTGTTAAGGGTTACAACAAGGGTTGACTAATGAGGTAAGATATGCATGGTTGAAATAAAAGCCTTAATTCCCTGAAAATAGTATTTTATCAACCTTTTTTTGATGAAGGACGAAGGGCAGGTTTTGTTGATGGGTTATCGGTTGCAGGTAAACTGAATGGCAACACTCGCCCCTACCGTCTAACGTTTAATGTTTAACTTCCCCGTAGCGGTACTCGTGAAATCGACCTATGTTGACCCAAGCCAAGTCCAAACGGAACTGGAAACCCATTATCAAGGAATTTGAAGCCGTTATTGGTAAAAAGGGTGTGGTTCGCCGCAAGGAGGAATTACTCACCTACGAATGTGATGGATTACCCAGTTATCGCCAACGCCCCGCCTTGGTGGTACTCCCCCGCACGACTGAACAAGTTGCGGCTGCTGTTAAGCTTTGCGATCGCTATAATATCCCTTGGGTGGCGCGAGGTGCAGGCACAGGCTTATCGGGCGGTGCTTTACCCGTAGAAGATTGTGTCTTAATCGTCACCGCCTTGATGAAGCGTATCCTGGATGTTGACCTAGACAATCAACGCATTGTGGTTCAACCTGGAGTCATTAACAACTGGGTTACCCAAGCCGTCAGTGGTGCCGGATTCTATTATGCCCCAGACCCCTCCAGTCAGATTATATGTTCCATTGGCGGTAATGTGGCTGAAAACTCTGGCGGGGTTCATTGTCTCAAATATGGTGTGACCACAAACCATGTTTTGGGGTTAAAACTGGTAGTTCCCGATGGGTCAATTGTCGATGTCGGTGGCACCATTCCGGAAATGCCGGGATATGATTTAACCGGGTTATTTGTGGGTTCAGAAGGCACATTAGGAATTGCCACAGAAATTACCCTGAAAATTCTCAAAACCCCAGAATCCATCTGTGTGGTTCTGGCTGATTTTACCAGTATAGAAGCCGCAGGTGCTGCCGTTGCCGATATTATTGGTGCAGGGATTATTCCAGCCGGAATGGAAATGATGGATAATCTCAGCATCAACGCGGTAGAAGATGTGGTGGCGACAGGGTGTTATCCCAGAGATGCGGGCGCCATTTTGTTAGTGGAATTGGATGGGTTAGAGGTAGAAGTCAGCACCAACAAAAAGCGTGTGACTCAACTCTGTCAACAGAATGGGGCGCGGACGATTACCACCGCCAGTGACCCCGAAACGCGGTTAAAACTATGGAAAGGACGCAAAGCTGCATTTGCGGCGGCGGGACATCTGAGTCCCGATTATTTTGTCCAAGATGGGGTAATTCCTCGGACACAGTTAGCGCAGGTACTTAAAGACGTTGAAGCCTTAAGTGAAAAGTATGGCTATCGGATTGCCAATGTCTTTCATGCTGGCGATGGCAATTTACATCCTTTGATTCTGTACGATGAATCAATTCCCGGTGCATTTGAGCAGGTAGAAGAATTAGGGGGAGAAATCCTACGACTTTGTGTGAATGCAGGCGGGAGTATTTCGGGGGAACATGGGATTGGTGCAGATAAGAACTGTTTTATGCCCGATATGTTCAGCGAGGCGGATTTGGAGACTATGAAATGGATTAATCAGGTGTTTAATCCCAAAGGCTTGGCGAATCCCGGAAAAGTATTTCCCACCCCTCGCACCTGTGGGGAAGCCGCGAATGCCCAAAAGTCAGTCCAGTTTAAGGATGTGGAACGGTTTTGAGGTTTGTACTAAGTTTGTAGTAAGCGCTTTAGCGCTATAAACGCTCGCATCTTACGACAAACCTCTAAGAGGTACTTATGTGGGGCGCAAGCCTTCATCCGTATCAACTTAAGGTAGAACATCAATGATAGTAAAAGAAGGGCGGGTTTAGTTACATTAAGGGTTGTCTCCAAAATGTTATCAGTAAAACCCGCCCCTACACCTCCATAACTCCGCCCCCACTCCTTTAATATGAGCCAACCAGAATTCGCCAACAGTATCTTTCCGAGTTCCTATTCCCTAGTCCCAGTTAACTATTTTTCCAGAAAATGTTGGCAATTAAGCTTAGGTTTACTATGGATATTTGTACCCAGTTGGGGGAACTCATATTGCCAAACGTTAGACACCATCCCAACCCCAATTCCAGAAATAAACCTGACGGCTCAATCTGAAACCCCATCAAACTCAGCCGCCCAGGAATTGGAGTTAAATCCAGAGATTATTGAGGATAGTCCCGTATTACAACGCTGGTTGCAAGACGTACCCAATGTTTTAGAGGAAATACGCCATGACCCCAGTTTTCGCACCCGCTTCCGGTTCGGCTATTCCCAGTTTCCCTCAACTGAACAAGCGGGAGGATTAAATATCGGCGTCGAAGATATTTTTATCAATCGTAGCGGGTTTACCGTCAGTGGGGATTATCACACCTCATTTAATGGCGATCGCGAAGCTTATGGTGTAGACTTGCGGTACTATCTGCGTCCTTTAGGGCGTTATGTGAATGTGGCTCCCCTGGTGGGTTATCGCTATCTGGAGTCAAACGATTATACCACAGATGGTGTAAATCTCGGTGTGAAATTGCAGTTAGTTTTATCTCGCACAGGTGCGGCTGATATATCTTTAACCCAAAGTTTTGTCTCCCCAGGGAGTGAGGATGAAGTGGGTTTAACCACCTTGTCAGTTGGGTATGCGGTTACCCCAGACTTGCGCTTATCCACCGATATTCAGAAGCAAAACTCGATAGAAGAAAAAGATAGTCGAGTTGGGATTATACTGGAGTGGATGCCTTAATTTTGCAGCGTTAATATAACCAAAATGCTAAGTGAAAAACGTCGCAGTGGGAAAACCCCAAAATCCAAGAAGCGAAAATTTTCTAGCTTCAATAAAAGCGAGGCATTTCAGTTACTAGGACTCACCGATTTGCTCCCTTGGATTCTGCAAACAGAACCTGTTCAACTCAGTGCCTTTTTCCAAGAACACCTTACCCGACTCAACCGCAACTTTGACCTGGAAAGCTATGAAGAGTCTAAAAAGCTTTTAATTGATGCCATCTGCGATGAAGCCATTAACCCCTGTGAGCGTCTCAAAATCTGGAAAGGAGCGCAACTGGAAAGTGATCAGTTAGCGGGATATGTGGATTACCTGATTGCTGAACGTAAGCGATTTCTGGATATGCCGAGGCTGTGTATCATTGAAGCCAAAAAAGATGACTTTGAGCAAGGACTAGCTCAATGCTTGGTCGAGATGCAAGCCTGTCACTGGAATAACCAACAGAAGAATTATACCATAGATAGTCTGGGAATCGTTACCAATGGCGAAGGCTGGAGATTCTACAAACTAGATATCAATGGAATTGGCTATGAAACGCCCCTGTACTCAACGGGAGACATGGAACTTTTACTCGGACGGCTGCGCTATATTTTTCAACTCTGTCAACAAAATCTGCCGTAACCGAAAAAAGGCAGATGTATAGCGCTACGCGGGGAGGGAATAGGCAATAGTCAATTGGCAATAGTGAAGAAAAACGCTTACCTTACAAGGGATTGACCCTTCGACTTACCTCGACTTCGCTCGGTACAAGTCGCTCAGGGTCAAGCGATTTGAATTTTTCTTTTATGTCCTAACCTTAGTGCGTAGTTAAGCAAGATCCCCGACTTCTCCAAGAAGTCGGGGATCTGTCTATGTACCTCACTTACTTGAAAAGCGCTGTATAATATCAAAGATTCGTTTCATCTGTATAACTTTAAGCTGACTATCTCTCCATCAACCAATTTTCCAAATCTTCCAGACTGTCGAACTCTAAGAAATCTTCTCCTAAACTTTCCAAATCTTCAATAGATAAATTCTGAACTTGACGGCTTGTTTCCACAGAAATTTCTCCAAAACGCTTTTTGAGTAGTCGCAGGATTAATCGCGATTCTCCTTTTTGCTCACCTTTTTGTTCGGCATAAATTATCCGTCCTTTCTCGTCTTGTAACATCATCCCCCGCCTATCTACTATATCTAATTCTTCCACTGTCATATTGGCTTGGTTAGCCAGATTTAAGGCGAATTTTATTTCCGATACTTCTCCTAAACTCTCAGGGATATCCTCCAACATCGCAGCTTCTCGCAGAAAATAAATCCACTTATCTGTCAAACTTGTTAACTCTGAGAGAGTTTTATTAAACTTAGGTAATTCAACAAAGATTAGCTGTAATTCCTGATTGAGAATCTCAAACTTTTTCTCTCTCTCCTGAAACACAAATTTATTGATGACATCCTCTGTTTCTTGAAAGAGGATAAAATCTGTAATAGTAACTGCCATGGCTGGATTAAGTCGGGGGTAATCTTCTCCTTTTACTAGCTGGTTGGCATAAGCTTTTGCCAAGTTATAAGCCACCCTTTTATTGAAGGCAGCCATTGAAGCAATTTGCATTTCTATTACTACAATAGAGCCATCAGCTAAAACGGCTTTAACATCTAAATAGGTGTCTTTTAAGCTGAGGGTCTGACCGGGATTGTAGGGGTTGACGATGGTTAAGTCTTTAATAACTTGATCTCCATCATAAACAATAGCATTCAGAAAGCTGATCAATATCTCTTTGCTTTGTTCTGAACCAAATATTTTCTTAAAAGCATAATCTACTTTTGGGCTTATAAACCTCATATTTGAATCCTTTGTTTATCACTATTTATTTAATATATTTTATGCGATCCCTGACATACTTCCCTATCTGCCCTCATGACTCAAACGGCTCAAGCAACGCTTCTACGGTAGTATCCGATACCTCATCAATCTCTATAATACGTGAGGCTTCTTGGTACAGATGCCCAATTGAACGACGGTAGGCTGGATCATAGTGGTGACTCAGCAATTCTCCGACTAATGTATGCCATTGTTCGGTGTCAATTAGATGATACCAGTGCCGAATTGTTTGCCCACCGTAGCGCGATTTCAAATAGACTAGCTTGCGTTTCAATACGTCGGGATGGCTGATGAAGTGGGGATACTCGTGCAGCAGCCGTTCGATTCTTATCCCTTGGGGAAGTTGAATTTCTATACAGTTCGCCTGCTTCATCTGTTGCCAAAGGGAGGGGGGCAAATAACGCTGTCCAATTTTATTGCTTTCGGCTTCTACCCAAATCGGCTGACTGGCGTCAAAGCGTTGTAATGCCAACAGCAGTAAGGATTCAAACTGTTTTTGCGACGGTTGAGGGGTTGGTTTATCGTGCCACTGTTGACCGAGTAGGGAACCGCGATGATTTGCCCAACCTTCTAAATCAAGGACTTGGACGCCGCGTTGCGCTAACTGGTGTAAAATATAGGTTTTCCCGCTACCTGTGAAACCAGATAACACCTGAAATGTAAACTGGGGCGGTAACGTTTCGAGTTGCTGGCGCACATAAGTGCGGTAGGTTTTATAGCCCCCTTCTAGAACAGTCACTCGCCAGCCAATTTGATTTAAGACGCCAGCCAGACTATGAGAACGTTGACCCCCACGCCAGCAGTACACCAGAGGATGATAGTCTTTGTCTTTAGCGGCAAAGTGAGACTCAAGATGTTGAGCAATGTTACGAGCAACCAGGGCGGCACCCAGTTTCCGGGCTTGGAAGGGGGAGACTTGTTTGTAAAGGGTTCCCACTTTCGCCCGTTGTTCGTCATCGAGGATGGGTAGGTTGATCGCTTGGGGCAGATGATCCTCAGCAAACTCACTGGGGCTGCGAACATCAATAATCTCAGTATAGGTTTCTAGCCAGGGTGCTTGAGTGTATGTGAGCGATCGCGCCATGCTGATTTGTCTAGAGTGATGGATAAAGTCCCGATTGCCAACCTTTTCTAGTGTATCGGAAGCCTCAGGTGGGAGATTGACCACAAGCGACTGGGAGCAACTTCCCAGCATTCGCTATCTTAAATGAAATGATCATTAAGGGTGAGGATGGGGCGTGTCTTACTTAATTTACGATCCCGATACTCCTAATCAAAAAGTTTATACCTTGGAGTCGGGGATTAATACCATCGGGCGTGAAGACGATAACACAATTGTCGTACTTCATGGGTATCTCTCTCGTCACCATGCCCAAATCGTTATTTGCTCAGACTCAGACAGTGCCACACTGACGGATCTGCAAAGTCTCAATGGCACGTTTGTTAACGAGTGTAAAATTGAGGAATGTCAAATTAAACATGGAGACTTAATTCGCTTCGGTAGCGTGTTTTTCAGATTTGTGAAAACCCTGCCCTCGCCTCAAGAGAAACCGCTCAATGAAGACACCTCCAATCTTTCGATTCTCCGGCAAGTTTCACCGGAGAAGACGCAGATCACGATGCGAGAGTTACTGCAACCCGATAAAGCTGAACATTCGGTTCTGAAACTCCGCAACCAAGATGCTCATCAGCGATCCGTTAATAAATTACAAATTTTGCTAGAGGTGAGTAAACAGCTTTCCTCTCCTGAAGAACCGGATCGACTGATGCAAAAAATTTTGGATCTATTGTTTGAGATCATGCAGGTAGATCGGGCAGCGATTTTGATGGTTGATGAACAGACCGGAAAATTGGAACAGAAAGCGGTGAAACTGCAATCTGATTATCAAGATAATACTCAGTTTTACAGCAAACGGATTGCTAATTTTGTTCGCAAGCAAGGCAATGGCATCTTAACGGATGATGCCCGAATTGACACCTTGTTTAATGATTCCGTCTCGATTCTAAAACAAGGGATTCACGCCGCGATGTGTGTTCCGCTCAAACCGAGAGATACGGTTATCGGTGTTTTGTACGTGGATAACTTATCGATGACGCATCTCTATTCTGATGAAGATTTGGAGTTCTTA of Coleofasciculus chthonoplastes PCC 7420 contains these proteins:
- the glcD gene encoding glycolate oxidase subunit GlcD gives rise to the protein MLTQAKSKRNWKPIIKEFEAVIGKKGVVRRKEELLTYECDGLPSYRQRPALVVLPRTTEQVAAAVKLCDRYNIPWVARGAGTGLSGGALPVEDCVLIVTALMKRILDVDLDNQRIVVQPGVINNWVTQAVSGAGFYYAPDPSSQIICSIGGNVAENSGGVHCLKYGVTTNHVLGLKLVVPDGSIVDVGGTIPEMPGYDLTGLFVGSEGTLGIATEITLKILKTPESICVVLADFTSIEAAGAAVADIIGAGIIPAGMEMMDNLSINAVEDVVATGCYPRDAGAILLVELDGLEVEVSTNKKRVTQLCQQNGARTITTASDPETRLKLWKGRKAAFAAAGHLSPDYFVQDGVIPRTQLAQVLKDVEALSEKYGYRIANVFHAGDGNLHPLILYDESIPGAFEQVEELGGEILRLCVNAGGSISGEHGIGADKNCFMPDMFSEADLETMKWINQVFNPKGLANPGKVFPTPRTCGEAANAQKSVQFKDVERF
- a CDS encoding Rpn family recombination-promoting nuclease/putative transposase, with translation MRFISPKVDYAFKKIFGSEQSKEILISFLNAIVYDGDQVIKDLTIVNPYNPGQTLSLKDTYLDVKAVLADGSIVVIEMQIASMAAFNKRVAYNLAKAYANQLVKGEDYPRLNPAMAVTITDFILFQETEDVINKFVFQEREKKFEILNQELQLIFVELPKFNKTLSELTSLTDKWIYFLREAAMLEDIPESLGEVSEIKFALNLANQANMTVEELDIVDRRGMMLQDEKGRIIYAEQKGEQKGESRLILRLLKKRFGEISVETSRQVQNLSIEDLESLGEDFLEFDSLEDLENWLMER
- the mnmH gene encoding tRNA 2-selenouridine(34) synthase MnmH; protein product: MARSLTYTQAPWLETYTEIIDVRSPSEFAEDHLPQAINLPILDDEQRAKVGTLYKQVSPFQARKLGAALVARNIAQHLESHFAAKDKDYHPLVYCWRGGQRSHSLAGVLNQIGWRVTVLEGGYKTYRTYVRQQLETLPPQFTFQVLSGFTGSGKTYILHQLAQRGVQVLDLEGWANHRGSLLGQQWHDKPTPQPSQKQFESLLLLALQRFDASQPIWVEAESNKIGQRYLPPSLWQQMKQANCIEIQLPQGIRIERLLHEYPHFISHPDVLKRKLVYLKSRYGGQTIRHWYHLIDTEQWHTLVGELLSHHYDPAYRRSIGHLYQEASRIIEIDEVSDTTVEALLEPFES
- a CDS encoding adenylate/guanylate cyclase domain-containing protein, whose product is MSYLIYDPDTPNQKVYTLESGINTIGREDDNTIVVLHGYLSRHHAQIVICSDSDSATLTDLQSLNGTFVNECKIEECQIKHGDLIRFGSVFFRFVKTLPSPQEKPLNEDTSNLSILRQVSPEKTQITMRELLQPDKAEHSVLKLRNQDAHQRSVNKLQILLEVSKQLSSPEEPDRLMQKILDLLFEIMQVDRAAILMVDEQTGKLEQKAVKLQSDYQDNTQFYSKRIANFVRKQGNGILTDDARIDTLFNDSVSILKQGIHAAMCVPLKPRDTVIGVLYVDNLSMTHLYSDEDLEFLTCLANQAAIAIENSRLYTQMEAEAVMRDKLERFFPRTVSRKLREEGNLEIVDTEVTALFADISNFTKMSSQMEPRQIIEMLNEYFQVMVEEIVFPYEGTLEKYIGDALLAVWGAPYRKPNDVDLAVKAAIDMQWAVRRLNQVWIQRKRRPIQIHIGLNTGNVAAGNIGSAKLIQYATIGDTTNVTSRICNLAKPNEILIAQSTLDKLNDRTIPVEKMPPMRVKGKAKPLDLYRVLWYKINQEKVMQNGDK